Proteins co-encoded in one Punica granatum isolate Tunisia-2019 unplaced genomic scaffold, ASM765513v2 Contig00439, whole genome shotgun sequence genomic window:
- the LOC116190449 gene encoding uncharacterized protein LOC116190449, whose product MKSCSLFSPPALEFLRALCSSNHCCTTRSSFSVALFMAFSWPPKSSHLKNGNPSATTNLPLSFMSLIKVRTLDSRTCRRSVICWSESNLWVRIFCVWRQYGLYGLKATTA is encoded by the exons CTTTTCCCCACCAGCGCTCGAGTTCCTTCGAGCCTTGTGCTCGTCGAACCACTGTTGCACCACCCGGTCGAGCTTCTCAGTTGCCCTCTTCATGGCCTTCTCATGGCCGCCCAAGTCGAGCCACCTCAAGAATGGGAACCCATCAGCCACCACAAATCTCCCTTTGAGCTTCAT GTCCCTGATCAAGGTGAGGACCTTGGACTCGCGGACTTGCCGAAGGAGCGTGATCTGTTGGTCGGAGAGCAACTTGTGGGTCAGAATCTTTTGCGTGTGGCGCCAGTACGGGCTGTATGGGCTGAAGGCGACCACTGCATAG
- the LOC116190448 gene encoding cytochrome P450 CYP82D47-like: protein MEESADHLSVSAPTILITIFALFMSILYITSLITRNGDTSKKQSAGDVTKKMAPDAGGSWPFLGHLHLLGGPRPAHLVLAQMADKCGPIFTIRLGLRRAVVVNSWELAKECLTSNDRAFATRPKTLGSEILTYNYAMVGFSPYSPYWRHVRKISTLELLSTHRISLLRQVRESEVLASVRDIYQEYRRKNASSISNSRAEPASLLLVDMKRWFRDITVNIMFRMIVGKRFHDDGEGDEEGRKALRDWMELIGRFVVSDGLPFLRWLDLGGHEKAMKKTAKELDLVVQQWLDEHKARRNLDGEAGAVKSEQDFMDVLLSNLDGNAEISSYDSDTINKAMCLAMILAGTDTTTVTMTWATSLLLNNKETLKKVQQELDTQIGRDRQVNESDLKNLPYLHSVIKETLRLYPPGPLSIPHEAIEDCNISGYFVAKGTQLMLNLYKIQRDPRVWPDPSKFWPERFLTTHKDIDVRGQNFEFIPFGSGRRMCPGISLALQVVGLALASFLHAFNVQTPADEAVDMEEAVGLTNLKATPLEVLISPRVPKHVYYK, encoded by the exons ATGGAGGAGTCAGCTGATCATCTCTCTGTGTCAGCACCCACCATTCTCATCACCATCTTTGCCTTGTTTATGTCAATCCTTTACATAACAAGCCTTATCACTAGGAACGGCGATACTAGCAAGAAGCAATCAGCTGGCGACGTCACGAAAAAGATGGCCCCTGATGCGGGCGGCTCATGGcccttcctcggccatctccACCTCTTGGGCGGTCCCCGCCCTGCCCACTTGGTCCTGGCTCAGATGGCCGACAAGTGCGGCCCGATTTTCACCATCAGGTTAGGCCTTCGCAGAGCCGTGGTGGTTAACAGTTGGGAACTTGCGAAGGAGTGCCTCACCAGCAACGACCGGGCATTTGCCACTCGTCCCAAGACTCTGGGCTCGGAGATATTGACCTATAACTATGCGATGGTGGGATTCAGCCCATACAGCCCATATTGGCGCCATGTGCGAAAGATTTCGACCCTAGAGCTGCTTTCCACCCATCGGATCAGCCTCCTCAGGCAAGTCCGTGAGTCTGAGGTTCTCGCCTCAGTGAGGGACATATATCAGGAATATCGAAGAAAGAACGCCAGTAGCATCAGTAATTCGAGGGCTGAACCAGCATCATTATTGCTCGTGGACATGAAAAGGTGGTTCAGGGACATCACTGTGAACATAATGTTCAGGATGATTGTGGGGAAGAGATTCCATGATGATGGCGAAGGCGACGAGGAGGGGAGGAAGGCCTTGAGGGACTGGATGGAGCTCATAGGGAGATTTGTGGTGTCCGATGGGCTCCCGTTCCTAAGGTGGCTCGACTTGGGCGGCCATGAGAAGGCCATGAAGAAGACTGCCAAGGAGCTCGACCTGGTGGTGCAACAATGGTTGGACGAGCACAAGGCTAGGAGGAACTTGGATGGGGAGGCTGGTGCAGTAAAGAGTGAGCAAGACTTCATGGATGTTTTGCTATCTAATCTTGACGGTAATGCGGAGATCAGCAGTTATGATTCCGATACCATCAACAAAGCTATGTGCTTG GCAATGATTTTAGCTGGCACAGATACTACAACAGTGACCATGACATGGGCCACTTCTTTACTGCTGAACAACAAGGAAACCCTAAAGAAGGTCCAGCAAGAACTCGACACCCAAATCGGGAGGGATCGGCAAGTGAACGAATCGGACCTCAAGAACTTACCTTACCTCCATTCCGTCATCAAGGAAACCTTAAGGCTCTACCCTCCAGGCCCCTTATCCATCCCCCATGAGGCCATCGAGGACTGCAACATCTCGGGCTATTTTGTTGCCAAGGGCACCCAACTTATGCTAAACCTGTATAAGATACAACGTGACCCACGTGTATGGCCCGACCCATCCAAGTTCTGGCCTGAGAGGTTCCTGACCACCCACAAGGACATTGATGTTAGGGGACAAAATTTCGAGTTCATACCTTTCGGGAGCGGGAGGAGGATGTGCCCTGGAATCTCACTAGCCCTCCAAGTTGTTGGCCTTGCGCTCGCTTCTTTCCTTCATGCTTTCAATGTTCAGACGCCGGCGGACGAGGCAGTTGACATGGAGGAAGCTGTGGGGCTGACCAATCTCAAGGCCACCCCTCTCGAAGTTCTCATTTCTCCTCGGGTTCCCAAACACGTGTATTACAAGTAG